From the Bacteroidota bacterium genome, the window CTGACTTTAAAGAGTTTTAAAAAGAGTGAGGATTCTCTGTCTACGAACATACCTCAAGGGTTGTTTTGTAACGCATATTGCTCTCACTCTTTTTTTCTTTTAGTTGCACTAGTTTATTTAATTTCGCAAACATACGAGTAAACAATAAAATTAAAAAGGCGTTCTGGATTTTCGGAATGCCTTTTTGTTTTGATGTCCGCTTGCCTTTATTTTGTTTTTATCATTGTTTTTGTGTCGAGAGTTTTTCCGTTCAGAATCATAGAATAGGTATATGTTCCGCTTGGTAAATCTTGAGTGTCAATGCCAATTATTCCATAGCCGGTTTGAAGAATTTTTTCCTGCATGGTTCTGCCGAGCATGTCTATGAAAATAATTTTTGCAGCGCTGACATTTTCAGGAAGGTAGTATGGAATCTCGGCATAGCCGGAGTTGGGATTTGGGCGGGCATCGCCTAAAACCGGAGCATCGGGAAGGGTGAGTTTTATTTTTTCGATTTCTGTTTGAGCGTTTTCGTTGGTTTTTGTGTTTGTGCTGCAGCAATTATTTAGGGTTGACTGCATAGAAGCTAATTGCTGTTTCAAAGAATCATTGCTTGCAGATAATTGTTTGATGGCATTGATTGTTACATATAATAATGGACCGGAACTAAAACTATAAAGCTGTGTTTCTGTTAGGTCAGAAGTATCAAGCTTAGCCATAAAAGTATCTACTGTATAAGGAGCAAACGGTTGTATTTGCTGTGCAATTATTCCAATATGTTTTCTTCCTGTTTCAGTGTTGGCTTTCCCGTTATATTCATAGAAAACCGGATGAACATTTTTAATAACATTCAATCCATCAATAAATGCACTTGTGTCTTTTTTTAATCGTATATCTGAAAATTGCTGCCACGAACCGCTTATATTGTATGTTGTGCCATCATTTCCAACTTCTACCAAATCTGTACCAATGCTGTTATCAATGCGAAATGCAGTGGTTGAACTTGTTGAACCAGCTCCTTTCACATATAGTTTAGCACCGGTTGATCCCGCGCCTATTCCTACTCCCCCGCCTGTACCCTGGCATAAAACAACATTGGTCCATTCATCTGTAGCAATTGCAGCCAGACCTGACGAATTTATTGCATATAAAAGGGGTGTACTTGTATTGGTTCCTGCGCCTTTTATCAGCAGCTTTGCAAAGGGAGCAGTAGTGCCTATTCCCACATTTCCTGTGCCTGAAAAAGTCATATTAAAACCGCTGGCAAGGGCAACATCTGTATTTTGGACAAGTGTTCCTCCAAGTTGCACATTGCTTGCTGTGGGAGCAACTGTTAAACCGTTATTGGCAGTAACA encodes:
- a CDS encoding tail fiber domain-containing protein, yielding MKNTIKLAIGITIVMLCNSNFSSAQFNYEIGTGGTYGRTALTGIVRGIGIGNFTLPNVPLSALHVNTNLFPVGFQTGEVFRTQSPTSTTQAWRMFSGTGVGTQKFSISNVGTTNDVSLNVVQNGNMNFFTSNTQQATILANGNVGIATANPLVQLDVNGSVNVKNVALPAVSGYHIDTAIVLANYGIPTNIFVGPGAGANNVPPSTGTYNTFCGYNAGVNNKFGNDNVILGGGSAGYNSGVFAPDDRNIYIGFNAAYTTRGNDNVIIGANANSTYVINNAAAIGSNAYVTQDNSLVLGSINGINGATADTKVGIGTTAPTASLEINAVSANASGLKFTQLTSAFTPVTTATKYLSVDGTGNVILVNDGGGAGGGIVTANNGLTVAPTASNVQLGGTLVQNTDVALASGFNMTFSGTGNVGIGTTAPFAKLLIKGAGTNTSTPLLYAINSSGLAAIATDEWTNVVLCQGTGGGVGIGAGSTGAKLYVKGAGSTSSTTAFRIDNSIGTDLVEVGNDGTTYNISGSWQQFSDIRLKKDTSAFIDGLNVIKNVHPVFYEYNGKANTETGRKHIGIIAQQIQPFAPYTVDTFMAKLDTSDLTETQLYSFSSGPLLYVTINAIKQLSASNDSLKQQLASMQSTLNNCCSTNTKTNENAQTEIEKIKLTLPDAPVLGDARPNPNSGYAEIPYYLPENVSAAKIIFIDMLGRTMQEKILQTGYGIIGIDTQDLPSGTYTYSMILNGKTLDTKTMIKTK